In Desertifilum tharense IPPAS B-1220, a single window of DNA contains:
- a CDS encoding YdcF family protein translates to MFDSPSCDRPFTQFPLWVSWDSPILILIISGAIGFLIFWLVRHPHHRRRFFRSPVFYAIAGLVLTVIVLTVGVKDALFLPSDPGVPVNAIAILGRGEPLRSERVQAATQLWQSGRSPLIFVSGTGDTPPTLELLRANQIPDTALNGENCSLTTRENAQFTAAILPPQDYPTLLLITDPPHLWRSLFEFRAQGYNVIPYPSPLPEDWSIGQTTFLAFREVIFLVLASGQLFFFPDSAFTPADPVAPTLLQQAQQYAQGDRQ, encoded by the coding sequence ATGTTTGACTCTCCCTCATGCGATCGCCCCTTTACTCAATTTCCTCTATGGGTCAGTTGGGATTCCCCCATCTTAATCTTGATAATTTCAGGGGCAATCGGCTTTCTAATTTTTTGGCTGGTTCGCCATCCCCACCATCGGCGCAGGTTTTTCCGTTCTCCCGTGTTTTATGCGATCGCGGGTTTGGTTTTGACCGTGATTGTCTTAACAGTGGGCGTTAAAGATGCCCTTTTTCTGCCTAGCGATCCGGGGGTTCCCGTGAATGCGATCGCCATCTTAGGGCGCGGAGAACCCCTCAGAAGCGAACGCGTGCAAGCCGCTACCCAACTGTGGCAGTCTGGGCGATCTCCTCTAATTTTCGTCAGCGGTACGGGCGATACACCCCCCACCCTCGAACTTTTACGCGCCAATCAAATTCCCGATACTGCTCTCAATGGCGAAAATTGCTCCCTAACAACGCGGGAAAACGCCCAATTTACCGCCGCCATTCTTCCCCCTCAAGACTATCCCACCCTACTATTAATCACCGATCCGCCTCATTTATGGCGATCGCTGTTTGAATTTCGCGCCCAAGGCTACAACGTCATCCCTTACCCTAGTCCCCTCCCGGAGGATTGGAGCATCGGACAAACCACCTTTTTAGCCTTCCGGGAAGTCATTTTTCTGGTTCTGGCTAGCGGACAACTTTTCTTCTTTCCCGATAGCGCCTTCACTCCCGCCGATCCAGTCGCCCCAACTTTACTGCAACAAGCCCAACAATACGCTCAAGGCGATCGCCAGTAA
- a CDS encoding OmpA family protein — protein sequence MTESKAPQKIPPPSRSGSAFRQVLIILFRLLLLGVGGGLAFFVGVAIAHFYPASNPEEPLFERIRRSSPDLLNRGILSNPAASQIATQQASPQLTAQQQQTLQAELQQLQTQYQQLLASTAALETQFGTAKSDRPLEVRLQQLSEALGRGKAVQTPAKFFVTLPSDVLFSRNESLLREDILPVLDNIVVELQNHPQAAVRIAAHTDNTSDAETNQILSLERAQAVQQYLTDRLNTQYRWTTIGFGETRPLVDNDTEVNRQRNRRIEISID from the coding sequence GTGACTGAATCTAAAGCCCCTCAAAAAATCCCGCCTCCTTCTAGGAGTGGAAGTGCCTTTCGACAAGTCTTGATTATTCTATTTCGCCTGCTGCTACTGGGCGTCGGGGGCGGGCTAGCCTTTTTTGTGGGGGTGGCGATCGCCCATTTTTACCCTGCCTCTAACCCGGAAGAACCCCTGTTTGAGAGAATTCGGCGTTCTTCTCCAGATTTGCTGAATCGAGGTATTTTGAGCAACCCAGCCGCCTCGCAAATTGCCACTCAGCAAGCCTCTCCCCAGTTAACCGCCCAACAACAGCAAACGCTGCAAGCCGAGTTGCAACAACTCCAAACCCAATATCAACAACTGCTCGCCAGTACCGCCGCCCTAGAAACTCAATTCGGGACTGCGAAAAGCGATCGCCCTTTAGAAGTTCGCTTGCAACAACTCTCAGAGGCGTTGGGAAGGGGAAAAGCGGTGCAAACGCCTGCTAAGTTTTTCGTGACGTTACCGAGCGATGTTCTCTTTAGTCGCAATGAAAGCTTGCTGCGAGAGGATATTTTACCCGTTTTAGACAATATTGTCGTTGAGTTACAAAATCACCCGCAAGCGGCCGTTCGCATTGCTGCCCATACAGACAATACCAGCGACGCTGAAACCAATCAAATTCTGTCATTAGAACGCGCTCAAGCCGTTCAGCAATATTTAACCGATCGTCTCAATACTCAATATCGGTGGACAACCATCGGATTTGGCGAGACTCGCCCCCTTGTAGACAATGACACGGAAGTGAATCGCCAGCGCAACCGCCGCATAGAAATTAGTATTGACTGA
- a CDS encoding radical SAM protein → MTPLVANYYLTYRCNARCHFCDIWALEPGKEADFATIQQNLQDLQRLGVKYVDFTGGEPLLHSQVGEILSEAKRLGFMTSLTTNTILYPKRAGEIQGKVDFLNFSLDGADAETHDHSRGVRIFDTLVESVAIAKSLGEYPVLNHTVTAQNYHRLHEVAQLGQRLGARIWLNPAFTAHEHYNSKKNPTAEMVEAMRQSAREYNNLGYNKAALAFIEAGGNDTQNPRCKAVDAVIAISPNDELLLPCYHFAQKAVPINGNLYELYRESEEVERFRQSQGKLSVCEGCTVWCYLIPSFFKGVDKYWLLNQVTYAGEFLARKRFLQAVGVS, encoded by the coding sequence ATGACTCCTCTGGTTGCCAACTACTATCTCACTTATCGGTGTAATGCACGCTGCCACTTTTGCGATATCTGGGCATTAGAACCCGGCAAAGAAGCCGATTTTGCTACCATTCAGCAGAATTTGCAAGACTTGCAGCGACTCGGCGTCAAGTATGTTGATTTTACAGGTGGCGAACCGCTATTACATTCTCAGGTCGGGGAAATCTTGTCAGAAGCCAAACGCCTCGGCTTCATGACTAGCCTCACCACCAATACAATTCTTTATCCCAAACGGGCTGGCGAAATTCAAGGAAAGGTAGATTTCCTCAACTTTTCCCTGGATGGTGCGGACGCTGAAACCCACGATCATTCGCGAGGCGTGCGGATTTTCGATACCTTAGTCGAATCAGTGGCGATCGCCAAATCCCTCGGTGAATACCCGGTTCTCAACCACACCGTCACGGCGCAAAATTATCACCGCCTGCACGAGGTTGCCCAACTCGGCCAACGCTTAGGGGCGAGAATCTGGCTCAATCCGGCATTTACGGCTCACGAGCATTACAACTCCAAGAAGAACCCGACGGCCGAAATGGTGGAAGCCATGCGCCAAAGTGCTAGGGAATACAACAATCTTGGTTACAATAAAGCTGCATTGGCGTTTATTGAAGCCGGGGGCAATGACACTCAAAATCCTCGCTGCAAGGCGGTGGATGCGGTGATTGCAATTTCACCGAACGACGAGCTACTTCTTCCTTGCTACCATTTTGCTCAAAAGGCGGTTCCCATCAATGGCAACTTGTACGAACTTTACCGAGAATCGGAAGAGGTCGAACGTTTCCGGCAATCGCAAGGCAAACTGTCAGTTTGTGAGGGTTGCACCGTTTGGTGTTATCTGATACCCAGCTTCTTTAAAGGTGTTGATAAGTATTGGTTGTTGAATCAAGTTACTTATGCCGGAGAATTCCTGGCCAGAAAACGATTTTTACAAGCAGTCGGAGTCTCTTGA
- a CDS encoding glycosyltransferase family 2 protein codes for MPENSWPENDFYKQSESLELPLPDFSLSDEEDDSTGSYRGYEGRRRKAAVLLTVIWSGTIALHLFSWGIWFVLGVTALMGIHAVRILSARPIASPEPLFETDLEQYPFVSLMVAAKNEEAVIAQLVKMLCNLDYPSDRYEVWVIDDYSTDRTPVLLEKLARQYDQLQVFHRSATATGGKSGALNQVLPLTQGEILAVFDADAQVTPDLLQRVIPRFHRSQVGAVQLRKAIANASVNFWTRGQMAEMALDSYFQQQRTAIGGIGELRGNGQFVRRKAIERCGGWNEETITDDLDLTIRLHLDDWDIEFALEPAVQEEGVTRPVALWHQRNRWAEGGYQRYLDYWRLIVRNRMGWRKTWDLFMFWIIQYFLPNAAVPDCLMAIARSKLPVYSPVTALMLLMSVAGMFGGLRRIQHAHPHPQSIFTTFIQTVRGTFYMFHWLLIVATTSARISVRPKRLKWVKTLHQGSGEESFEF; via the coding sequence ATGCCGGAGAATTCCTGGCCAGAAAACGATTTTTACAAGCAGTCGGAGTCTCTTGAACTCCCGTTACCTGATTTTTCCCTCTCCGATGAGGAGGATGACTCGACCGGATCGTATCGCGGATACGAAGGTCGCAGACGTAAGGCAGCAGTCTTACTGACAGTCATCTGGAGCGGTACGATCGCACTGCATCTCTTTTCCTGGGGCATTTGGTTTGTGTTGGGCGTGACCGCTTTAATGGGGATTCATGCCGTTCGGATTTTGTCGGCGCGACCGATTGCTTCGCCCGAACCGTTATTTGAGACGGATCTTGAGCAATATCCGTTTGTCTCGCTGATGGTGGCGGCGAAAAATGAGGAAGCGGTGATCGCTCAGTTGGTGAAAATGCTGTGCAATCTCGATTACCCCAGCGATCGCTATGAGGTTTGGGTGATTGACGATTACAGTACGGATCGCACCCCGGTTTTATTAGAAAAACTGGCGCGACAGTACGACCAGTTACAGGTGTTTCATCGCTCGGCGACGGCAACGGGAGGTAAGTCTGGGGCGCTCAATCAGGTTTTACCGCTCACCCAAGGGGAAATCCTCGCCGTTTTTGATGCGGACGCTCAGGTGACGCCCGATCTGTTGCAGCGCGTGATTCCCCGATTTCATCGCTCTCAGGTGGGGGCGGTACAACTGCGAAAAGCGATCGCCAATGCTTCTGTAAATTTCTGGACGCGGGGACAGATGGCGGAAATGGCACTCGATAGCTATTTCCAACAGCAACGAACTGCGATCGGCGGAATTGGCGAATTGCGCGGAAACGGTCAGTTTGTCCGGCGCAAGGCGATCGAACGCTGCGGGGGATGGAACGAAGAAACGATTACCGACGACCTCGATTTAACCATTCGCCTGCATTTGGATGATTGGGATATTGAGTTTGCTCTAGAACCTGCCGTTCAAGAAGAAGGCGTCACTCGTCCAGTCGCCTTGTGGCATCAACGCAACCGTTGGGCGGAAGGGGGATATCAGCGCTATTTAGACTATTGGCGCTTGATTGTCCGCAACCGCATGGGCTGGCGGAAAACTTGGGATTTATTCATGTTTTGGATTATCCAGTATTTCTTGCCGAATGCAGCGGTTCCCGATTGCTTGATGGCGATCGCGCGCAGCAAACTCCCCGTGTATAGTCCCGTAACGGCATTGATGCTGCTGATGTCTGTCGCCGGGATGTTTGGCGGTTTGCGTCGCATTCAACACGCCCATCCTCATCCCCAATCGATCTTTACCACCTTCATCCAAACCGTGCGCGGAACGTTTTATATGTTCCACTGGTTATTGATTGTGGCAACCACATCCGCCCGGATTTCCGTTCGACCCAAACGGCTAAAATGGGTGAAAACCTTGCACCAAGGCAGCGGTGAAGAGAGTTTCGAGTTCTAA
- the tmk gene encoding dTMP kinase translates to MKGRLIVFEGGEGAGKTTQIQYTCEWLRRQIAEHRLPYTSAIATREPGGTPLGLSLRQLLLEGESIASTTELLLYAADRAQHIEEFIQPYLSQGAIILCDRFTDSTMAYQGYGRGLSLTLIEQLNAIATGGLQSDLTFWLDVEVKTGLARTYRRGKADRMEQADFAFHQRVQQGFATLAQQFPERIVRLDAGASETAVQAEIQRLLSDRLQQWSHLDV, encoded by the coding sequence ATGAAAGGTCGGTTAATTGTGTTTGAAGGCGGTGAAGGGGCAGGGAAAACGACCCAAATTCAATACACCTGCGAGTGGTTGCGTCGCCAAATTGCGGAACATCGCTTACCCTATACGAGTGCGATCGCCACTCGCGAACCGGGAGGAACCCCATTAGGGTTATCCCTGCGCCAACTACTTTTAGAAGGAGAGAGCATCGCATCGACTACAGAACTTTTACTCTATGCCGCCGACCGCGCGCAACATATTGAGGAATTTATTCAACCGTATTTAAGCCAAGGGGCGATTATTTTGTGCGATCGCTTTACCGACTCCACCATGGCCTATCAAGGATATGGGCGCGGTTTGAGTTTAACCCTAATTGAACAACTCAATGCGATCGCCACTGGGGGATTGCAAAGCGACTTAACTTTCTGGCTGGATGTGGAAGTCAAAACCGGGTTAGCGCGGACTTATCGACGGGGAAAAGCCGATCGCATGGAACAAGCCGATTTCGCCTTTCACCAGCGCGTGCAACAAGGGTTCGCCACCCTCGCCCAACAATTCCCAGAACGGATCGTGCGTTTGGATGCGGGGGCGTCGGAAACAGCCGTTCAGGCAGAAATTCAGCGCCTGTTAAGCGATCGCCTGCAACAATGGAGCCATCTCGATGTTTGA
- a CDS encoding pentapeptide repeat-containing protein — protein sequence MMKVNVLAAIASLSFAPSLFLPGLVAPAFAENVEHVRQLLSTKECSGCDLTNAGLRLANLTRADLRGADLSGVNLDQADLTGADLSGANLTGAVLFRTNLTGVNLTGANLTGANLNGAYLAHANLSGANLSYANLMGAFLGNANIAGALFLETANLQGVQGLPTGVLQPEDYYRIGYENARVGNHAAAMDQYNQALKLNPTFAAAYLGRGVTRLQLGDTNGAIEDWTRAETLFTNQGNENGAQISQQFMTATQERLRASRRRSGGSFVSLMNSLVPLLLQFLVF from the coding sequence ATGATGAAAGTCAACGTCTTGGCTGCGATCGCTTCGTTAAGCTTCGCTCCATCTCTTTTCCTTCCGGGTCTAGTTGCTCCCGCGTTCGCCGAAAATGTCGAACACGTCAGACAACTGCTCTCGACTAAAGAATGTTCGGGGTGCGACTTAACTAATGCCGGTTTGCGTTTAGCCAATTTAACGCGAGCCGATCTCAGAGGGGCCGATCTGAGCGGCGTCAACCTCGATCAAGCAGATTTGACGGGAGCCGATCTCAGTGGCGCAAATCTCACCGGGGCTGTGTTATTCCGCACCAACCTCACTGGCGTCAATTTAACCGGGGCCAACCTCACGGGGGCTAATCTCAACGGGGCCTATTTAGCCCATGCCAACCTTTCTGGGGCTAATCTCAGTTATGCAAACTTGATGGGGGCTTTTTTAGGCAATGCTAATATCGCTGGTGCCCTCTTTTTAGAGACGGCGAATCTGCAAGGCGTCCAAGGTTTGCCCACGGGCGTGTTGCAACCTGAAGATTACTATCGGATTGGTTATGAAAATGCCAGGGTGGGAAATCATGCTGCCGCGATGGATCAATATAACCAAGCGCTGAAGCTGAATCCGACCTTTGCGGCCGCTTACTTAGGTCGCGGGGTGACGCGCCTCCAGTTAGGGGATACCAATGGTGCGATTGAAGATTGGACGCGGGCCGAAACGTTATTTACCAACCAAGGGAATGAAAATGGGGCGCAAATTTCCCAGCAGTTTATGACAGCCACCCAAGAACGCCTCCGCGCTAGTCGCCGTCGCAGTGGCGGGAGTTTCGTGAGTTTAATGAACTCGTTGGTGCCGCTGTTGTTGCAGTTTTTAGTGTTCTAA
- a CDS encoding phosphotransacetylase family protein, with amino-acid sequence MPKSARYLIVGSVEAYSGKSAAILGLALQFQEQGLTIAYGKPLGTCFNVQDASLMDADVEFVAQTLALPPQRLRPTLVCLDQKTIDRRLSGEDATDYPALLEKYRHQADGDLVLLEGPGTLDEGSLFGLSLLQVAEILDAPVLLVSRFDPVLTADLLLAAKRRLGDRLLGVLINDIRTDRLEMFDRDHKPFLEAQGVRVFGRLPRSQLLRSVSVEELVHQLKAQVLCRPDRLNLMVESLRIGAMNVNSALKYFRKGRNMAVVTGGDRTDIQLAALETSTQCLVLTGQIPPSDLILSRAEELEIPILSVDLDTLTTVEIIDQTFGKVRVNEPLKVDCIRQMMAEELELDRLLAQLDLAPAVTR; translated from the coding sequence GTGCCGAAATCTGCACGATATTTAATAGTTGGCTCCGTAGAGGCTTACAGTGGTAAGTCGGCCGCGATCTTGGGATTAGCTCTACAGTTTCAAGAGCAGGGTCTAACGATCGCCTATGGTAAGCCATTGGGAACGTGCTTTAACGTCCAAGATGCGAGCTTAATGGATGCGGATGTCGAGTTCGTGGCGCAAACGCTTGCGCTGCCACCCCAGCGCCTCCGACCGACGTTAGTTTGTTTGGATCAAAAGACGATCGACCGACGCCTCAGCGGGGAAGACGCAACCGATTATCCAGCACTTTTGGAAAAATATCGCCACCAAGCCGATGGCGATTTGGTGCTGCTTGAAGGTCCCGGAACGCTGGATGAAGGCAGTTTGTTCGGTTTGTCGCTTCTCCAAGTGGCTGAAATTTTGGATGCGCCGGTGTTGCTGGTGTCTCGGTTTGACCCTGTACTCACCGCAGATTTGCTGTTAGCTGCAAAACGGCGTTTGGGCGATCGCCTTCTGGGGGTGCTGATTAATGATATTAGGACCGATCGGCTGGAGATGTTCGATCGCGACCATAAGCCCTTTTTAGAAGCCCAAGGGGTACGCGTGTTTGGGCGCTTACCTCGCAGCCAACTCCTCCGCAGCGTTAGCGTTGAAGAATTGGTTCATCAGTTGAAGGCGCAAGTGTTGTGTCGTCCGGATCGTCTGAATTTGATGGTGGAAAGCCTGAGAATTGGGGCGATGAATGTCAATTCTGCCTTGAAGTATTTCCGCAAGGGGCGGAATATGGCGGTGGTGACTGGGGGCGATCGCACAGACATTCAACTGGCAGCCCTGGAAACCTCCACGCAATGTCTGGTACTGACGGGTCAAATTCCCCCATCCGATCTGATTCTCAGTCGCGCTGAAGAGCTAGAAATCCCGATTCTTTCAGTAGACCTCGATACGCTGACGACGGTTGAAATTATTGACCAAACCTTTGGTAAAGTGCGGGTCAATGAACCTCTAAAAGTAGACTGCATTCGGCAGATGATGGCGGAGGAATTAGAACTCGATCGCTTGCTGGCGCAGTTGGACTTGGCTCCGGCTGTGACGCGTTAA
- a CDS encoding Uma2 family endonuclease, with translation MTTIAAKDKPTKLTPEEYFAWEEQQLEKHELIDGEVYAMSGGSKNHSLISVRLITLFANHLEGSSCETANSDLRVNIAETNNYTYPDISITCDERDRATTQYITYPCLIVEVLSKTTEAYDRGGKFRMYQNNPVLKDYLLVSSTAIEIDLYHKNDAGQWMIVNYGEGDTIELKSINLSFSIEQVYRGLNLTPEP, from the coding sequence TTGACCACGATCGCCGCCAAAGACAAACCCACCAAATTAACCCCAGAAGAATACTTTGCTTGGGAAGAACAGCAACTTGAAAAACACGAACTGATTGACGGGGAAGTTTACGCCATGAGCGGTGGGAGCAAAAACCATAGCCTCATCTCCGTCCGACTCATTACCTTATTCGCCAACCATCTAGAAGGAAGTAGCTGCGAAACAGCTAACTCAGACCTGAGAGTTAATATTGCTGAAACTAATAATTATACTTATCCAGATATCAGCATCACCTGCGACGAACGCGATCGCGCCACAACCCAATATATTACCTACCCCTGTTTAATCGTTGAAGTTCTCTCAAAAACTACCGAAGCTTACGACCGTGGGGGAAAATTCAGAATGTATCAAAATAATCCCGTTTTGAAAGATTACCTATTGGTAAGTTCCACCGCCATCGAAATCGACCTGTATCACAAAAATGATGCGGGACAATGGATGATCGTTAACTATGGAGAAGGCGACACTATTGAACTCAAAAGCATCAATCTCAGCTTTTCCATTGAACAAGTTTATCGCGGTCTAAACCTTACCCCAGAACCTTAA
- the ebsA gene encoding type IV pilus biogenesis protein EbsA, translating into MAIDQIKPADQRVVGVYAPYYQGGKRNLLPYAISLYQNASLEGQRKIEGGESIPFLATWYVSNLPADMTRCRLQFDGNAELSYEVMMANYEFVDFLIELLTNYRRHHTTDFSQAFYRKLLRLDE; encoded by the coding sequence ATGGCCATTGACCAAATTAAGCCCGCCGATCAACGCGTTGTAGGTGTTTATGCTCCCTATTATCAAGGGGGGAAACGGAATCTACTGCCTTACGCGATCAGCCTTTATCAAAATGCTTCGTTAGAAGGACAGCGCAAAATCGAGGGAGGTGAGAGTATTCCTTTTCTGGCAACTTGGTATGTTTCTAATTTGCCAGCAGACATGACGCGCTGTCGGCTGCAATTTGATGGGAATGCGGAACTGAGCTATGAGGTCATGATGGCAAATTATGAGTTTGTCGATTTCTTAATTGAACTGCTGACGAATTATCGCCGCCATCATACGACCGATTTTTCACAAGCCTTTTATCGTAAGCTGCTACGCTTAGATGAATAA